From Glycine max cultivar Williams 82 chromosome 11, Glycine_max_v4.0, whole genome shotgun sequence, the proteins below share one genomic window:
- the LOC100787210 gene encoding adenosylhomocysteinase: MALLVEKTSSGREYKVKDMTQADFGRLEIELAEVEMPGLMSSRTEFGPSQPFKGARITGSLHMTIQTAVLIETLTALGAEVRWCSCNIFSTQDHAAAAIARDSASVFAWKGETLQEYWWCTERALDWGPGGGPDLIVDDGGDTTLLIHEGVKAEEIFEKTGQFPDPASSDNAEFQIVLSIIRDGLKTDPKRYHKMKDRIVGVSEETTTGVKRLYQMQANGSLLFPAINVNDSVTKSKFDNLYGCRHSLPDGLMRATDVMIAGKVAVVCGYGDVGKGCASAMKQAGARVIVTEIDPICALQALMEGLQVLTLEDVVSEADIFVTTTGNKDIIMLDHMKKMKNNAIVCNIGHFDNEIDMLGLETCPGVKRINIKPQTDRWVFPDTKRGIIVLAEGRLMNLGCATGHPSFVMSCSFTNQVIAQLELWKEKGSGKYEKKVYVLPKHLDEKVASLHLGQLGARLTKLSKDQADYISVPVEGPYKPAHYRY, encoded by the exons ATGGCGTTGTTGGTTGAGAAAACAAGCAGTGGAAGGGAGTACAAGGTGAAGGACATGACGCAAGCCGATTTCGGAAGATTGGAAATCGAGCTGGCGGAGGTTGAAATGCCCGGCCTCATGTCCTCCCGCACCGAGTTCGGCCCCTCTCAACCCTTCAAGGGCGCTAGGATCACCGGCTCCCTCCACATGACCATCCAAACCGCCGTCCTCATCGAGACCCTCACCGCCCTCGGCGCCGAGGTCCGCTGGTGCTCCTGCAACATCTTCTCCACCCAGGACCATGCCGCCGCCGCCATCGCCCGCGACAGCGCCTCCGTCTTCGCCTGGAAGGGTGAGACCCTCCAGGAATACTGGTGGTGCACCGAGCGCGCCCTCGACTGGGGCCCCGGCGGCGGCCCCGATCTCATCGTCGACGACGGCGGCGACACCACTCTTCTCATTCACGAGGGCGTCAAGGCCGAGGAGATCTTTGAGAAGACCGGCCAGTTCCCCGACCCGGCTTCCTCCGACAATGCGGAGTTCCAGATCGTGCTGAGCATCATCAGGGATGGCTTGAAGACCGATCCCAAGAGGTACCACAAGATGAAGGACAGAATCGTCGGTGTCTCCGAAGAAACCACCACCGGTGTCAAGAGGCTCTACCAGATGCAGGCCAATGGCTCCCTCTTGTTCCCTGCCATCAACGTCAATGACTCGGTCACCAAGAGCAAG TTTGATAACTTGTATGGATGCCGTCACTCGCTTCCCGATGGACTGATGAGAGCCACTGATGTGATGATTGCCGGAAAGGTAGCTGTTGTGTGTGGCTACGGAGACGTTGGCAAGGGTTGTGCTTCGGCCATGAAGCAAGCCGGGGCTCGTGTCATTGTCACCGAGATTGATCCCATTTGTGCCCTTCAGGCTCTAATGGAGGGTCTTCAGGTTCTCACCCTGGAAGATGTTGTCTCCGAGGCCGACATCTTCGTCACCACCACAGGGAACAAGGACATTATCATGCTTGACCacatgaagaagatgaagaacaatgCCATCGTGTGCAACATTGGCCACTTCGACAACGAAATCGACATGCTGGGGCTTGAGACCTGCCCTGGTGTGAAGCGCATCAACATCAAGCCTCAAACAGACAGATGGGTTTTCCCCGATACCAAGAGGGGGATCATCGTGTTGGCAGAGGGTCGTTTGATGAACTTGGGGTGTGCCACGGGACACCCCAGCTTTGTGATGTCGTGCTCCTTCACCAACCAGGTCATTGCTCAGCTTGAATTGTGGAAAGAGAAGGGTTCTGGGAAGTATGAGAAGAAGGTGTATGTGTTGCCCAAGCACCTTGACGAGAAAGTGGCTTCTCTCCACCTTGGCCAGCTTGGAGCTAGGCTCACCAAGCTTTCCAAAGACCAAGCTGATTACATCAGTGTGCCTGTTGAGGGTCCATACAAGCCTGCTCACTACAGGTACTGA